Proteins encoded by one window of Phytohabitans houttuyneae:
- a CDS encoding ABC transporter permease, translated as MPGVLVLGIVITTMDAGIGLNMDFDRGTYDRIRSLPVWRPAAIAGRMAGDAVRYAFATVAPLLLGLALGFRPDGGFGGVLLALLYLQLLAFSVAWIWTLVGAIVRSHVAAQTMIVMLNTMVVFTSNVVAPSESMPGWLQAVISANPVTHATTMVRGLMHGTLTGEQATAGILACAVLIALFAPATVYFYYRRGRR; from the coding sequence ATGCCCGGCGTGCTCGTGCTCGGCATCGTCATCACCACGATGGACGCCGGCATCGGGCTCAACATGGACTTCGACCGGGGCACCTACGACCGGATCCGGTCGCTGCCGGTGTGGCGCCCGGCCGCCATCGCGGGCCGGATGGCCGGCGACGCCGTGCGGTACGCATTCGCCACGGTGGCGCCGCTGCTGCTCGGCCTGGCGCTGGGGTTCCGGCCCGACGGCGGCTTCGGCGGCGTGCTGCTGGCCCTGCTGTACCTGCAGCTGCTGGCGTTCAGCGTGGCCTGGATCTGGACCCTGGTCGGTGCCATCGTGCGCAGCCACGTCGCGGCACAGACGATGATCGTCATGCTCAACACGATGGTGGTCTTCACCAGCAACGTGGTGGCGCCCAGTGAGAGCATGCCCGGCTGGCTCCAGGCCGTCATCAGTGCCAACCCGGTCACCCACGCCACCACGATGGTCCGTGGCCTGATGCACGGCACGCTGACCGGCGAGCAGGCCACCGCGGGCATCCTGGCCTGCGCGGTCCTGATCGCGCTCTTCGCGCCGGCGACGGTGTACTTCTACTACCGGCGGGGACGCCGCTGA
- a CDS encoding macrolide family glycosyltransferase — MPQHFLFVAIGGGGHIFPTLGLVSELVARGHRVTYVTTEQFAENVQAAGARFAPYKSVFDDITLPEVVAHEDSETFSRMLFLDENLAMLRAAEEHLAGDVPDVVAYEIFPIIAGRLLAAKWGRPALCFVGGPCSNEHYNLWQELVDTQGHRPWADNDTFRTAVEELMAEYGLGGSVADIFREPEAYTVASIPRSYQARGETFDDRFHFVGPIFHGKRRRGEWQPPADGRPLLLVSLGDDFNDQPDFFRTCARSFAGTRWHVVMATGRTDLAELGELPDNVEAHPWISFVEVLPHTTAFLMQGSVGATMDAMYHGVPLLIFSEFAAEAGPTATRALELGLGYEMSRETFDSGGLPDLVERLVADPGVRERVDRMRTDTRTAGGAVAAADGVEAYLRRVAG, encoded by the coding sequence ATGCCACAGCACTTCCTCTTCGTCGCCATCGGGGGCGGCGGGCACATCTTCCCGACGCTGGGCCTGGTGAGCGAGCTGGTCGCGCGGGGTCACCGGGTGACCTACGTGACGACCGAGCAGTTCGCCGAGAACGTGCAGGCGGCCGGTGCCCGGTTCGCGCCGTACAAGTCGGTGTTCGACGACATCACGCTGCCGGAGGTCGTCGCGCACGAGGACTCCGAGACCTTCTCCCGCATGCTCTTCCTCGACGAGAACCTGGCGATGCTGCGGGCGGCGGAGGAGCACCTCGCCGGCGACGTGCCGGACGTCGTGGCGTACGAGATCTTCCCGATCATCGCCGGCCGGCTCCTCGCGGCGAAGTGGGGCCGTCCCGCGCTCTGCTTCGTCGGCGGCCCCTGCTCCAACGAGCACTACAACCTCTGGCAGGAGCTCGTCGACACGCAGGGGCACCGGCCGTGGGCGGACAACGACACGTTCCGCACCGCCGTGGAGGAGCTGATGGCGGAGTACGGGCTCGGCGGGTCGGTGGCGGACATCTTCCGCGAGCCGGAGGCGTACACGGTCGCCTCCATCCCCCGCTCCTACCAGGCCCGCGGCGAGACGTTCGACGACCGCTTCCACTTCGTCGGGCCGATCTTCCACGGCAAGCGACGGCGCGGCGAATGGCAGCCGCCGGCGGACGGCCGGCCGCTGCTGCTCGTCTCGCTCGGCGACGACTTCAACGACCAGCCGGACTTCTTCCGCACCTGCGCGCGGTCGTTCGCCGGTACGCGCTGGCACGTGGTCATGGCGACCGGGAGGACCGACCTCGCGGAGCTGGGCGAACTGCCGGACAACGTCGAGGCCCACCCGTGGATCTCCTTCGTGGAGGTGCTCCCGCACACCACCGCGTTCCTGATGCAGGGGTCGGTCGGCGCGACGATGGACGCGATGTACCACGGCGTGCCGCTGCTCATCTTCAGTGAGTTCGCCGCCGAGGCCGGACCGACCGCCACGCGGGCGCTGGAGCTGGGCCTCGGATACGAGATGAGCCGCGAGACCTTCGACTCCGGCGGCCTGCCCGACCTCGTGGAGCGGCTGGTGGCCGACCCCGGCGTCCGGGAGCGGGTCGACCGGATGCGGACCGACACCCGGACGGCGGGTGGCGCGGTGGCCGCCGCCGACGGGGTCGAGGCGTACCTGCGGCGCGTGGCGGGCTAG
- a CDS encoding ATP-binding cassette domain-containing protein, translated as MTEAVRTAGLVKTFGDVRAVDGIDLSVAAGQVYGVLGPNGAGKTTLIRMLATLWRPDAGTAEVFGHDVVREAATVRSLVSVTGQSTSIDDDLSGLENLIMVSRLWGYTPADARRRAMQLLTAFDVVDEKDRQVKTYSGGQKRRVDIAASLVVTPKLLFLDEPTTGLDPLSRQQVWHIVRVLVEEGTTIVLTTQHLDEADQLADRVAVIDHGVVVAEGTPAELKSRTGTSALQVRLADPTQVDAAREVLARAVQAPVRIDGDPSHLTAQVFDPERATRALSDLTASGIGVVDFSLGRPSLNEAFLALTGRPPSTSDSDAEPSPNGAGVTAGASRGGSDGAPA; from the coding sequence GTGACTGAAGCGGTGCGGACGGCCGGTCTGGTCAAGACCTTCGGCGACGTCCGGGCGGTTGACGGCATCGACCTTTCCGTCGCGGCCGGCCAGGTTTACGGCGTGCTCGGGCCCAACGGCGCGGGCAAGACCACGCTGATCAGGATGCTCGCCACGCTGTGGCGGCCGGACGCGGGGACCGCCGAGGTGTTCGGGCACGACGTGGTCCGCGAGGCGGCCACCGTGCGTTCGCTGGTGAGCGTGACCGGGCAGTCCACGTCGATCGACGACGACCTGAGCGGGCTGGAAAACCTCATCATGGTGAGCCGGCTGTGGGGCTACACGCCGGCCGACGCGCGCCGGCGGGCGATGCAGCTGCTGACCGCCTTCGACGTGGTCGACGAGAAAGACCGGCAGGTGAAGACGTACTCGGGCGGGCAGAAGCGGCGCGTGGACATCGCGGCCAGCCTCGTGGTCACGCCCAAGCTGCTCTTCCTCGACGAGCCCACCACCGGGCTCGACCCGCTCAGCCGGCAGCAGGTGTGGCACATCGTGCGCGTGCTCGTCGAAGAGGGCACGACCATCGTGCTGACCACCCAGCACCTGGACGAGGCCGACCAGCTCGCCGACCGCGTGGCCGTGATCGACCACGGTGTCGTGGTGGCCGAGGGGACGCCGGCGGAGCTCAAGTCCCGCACCGGCACGAGCGCTCTCCAGGTGCGGCTGGCCGACCCCACGCAGGTCGACGCGGCGCGCGAGGTGCTCGCCCGCGCCGTGCAGGCGCCGGTCCGGATCGACGGCGACCCCTCACACCTGACCGCCCAGGTCTTCGACCCCGAGCGGGCCACGCGGGCGCTCAGCGACCTGACCGCGTCGGGGATCGGCGTCGTCGACTTCTCCCTCGGCCGGCCGAGCCTCAACGAGGCTTTCCTGGCGTTGACCGGCCGCCCGCCGTCCACATCGGACAGCGACGCCGAGCCCTCGCCGAATGGCGCCGGTGTCACCGCGGGCGCGTCCCGGGGCGGATCGGACGGAGCGCCGGCGTGA